One window from the genome of Cyclobacterium amurskyense encodes:
- a CDS encoding deoxycytidylate deaminase produces MNKPDFDDIFMELAVNLAQRSHCIKKHVGAVLTKDTRIISIGYNGPPPGTHNCDEEFPVEGCRRDSKGSCSLALHAEQNAILYAVKNKATVDGSTLFVTLAPCLPCARIIYSMGITKVIFLNSYAEYKGIGMDEGLEFLKKFGVKVSKYTKPIKSGDDLI; encoded by the coding sequence ATGAACAAACCAGATTTTGATGATATTTTCATGGAGTTGGCCGTAAACTTGGCCCAACGTTCCCATTGTATCAAAAAACATGTGGGTGCTGTACTAACCAAGGACACCCGAATAATTTCAATAGGTTATAATGGGCCTCCTCCAGGTACCCATAATTGTGATGAGGAGTTTCCGGTGGAGGGTTGTAGAAGAGACAGTAAGGGAAGTTGTTCTTTGGCATTGCATGCAGAGCAAAATGCCATTTTATACGCCGTAAAAAATAAAGCAACGGTTGATGGGTCTACCTTGTTTGTGACCTTGGCGCCTTGTCTTCCATGTGCAAGGATTATTTACTCCATGGGCATAACAAAAGTGATTTTTCTAAATTCTTATGCCGAATATAAGGGGATTGGAATGGATGAAGGGCTTGAGTTTTTGAAAAAATTTGGCGTAAAAGTTTCAAAATACACCAAACCGATAAAAAGTGGAGACGATTTAATTTAA
- a CDS encoding response regulator: protein MIKIVLIDDDPVSIFVTEKLISKNILEPFKVFSFNNATDALKDINNIRPDYLFLDINMPEINGWDFLEMFKPVKKNPEIYILSSSIDETDISKAKQYDEVKNYLTKPLIKQYIKLIFGGGKFDRKIQH, encoded by the coding sequence ATGATAAAGATAGTTTTAATAGATGATGACCCAGTAAGCATTTTCGTTACCGAAAAACTGATTTCAAAAAATATTTTGGAACCATTCAAGGTTTTTTCATTCAATAATGCTACTGATGCGCTAAAGGACATTAATAATATCAGGCCTGATTATTTATTTCTAGACATCAATATGCCTGAGATAAATGGATGGGACTTTTTAGAAATGTTTAAGCCTGTCAAGAAAAATCCAGAAATATACATTCTAAGTAGCTCCATTGATGAAACAGACATTTCAAAGGCCAAACAATACGATGAGGTAAAAAACTATCTTACTAAACCTTTAATAAAACAATATATCAAGCTTATCTTCGGTGGTGGAAAATTTGATCGTAAAATCCAACATTAA
- a CDS encoding peptide MFS transporter — protein sequence MEKDDQFLGKHNAPNKILENEGSQLFGHPKGLMTLFFTEMWERFSYYGMRALLILFMTAPIATGGLGFNDQTSGAIYGLYSMAVYLLALPGGWIADRIIGLKKSVWYGGIIITLGHFTMALPGLLALITGDHGAKGALTGVDLYSFFMGLILIVIGTGLLKPNISSIVGQLYPENSSKRDAGFSIFYMGINVGAFIAPIACSTLAIYDWHLGFGLAGFGMLMGLIQYKLTGKYLSGVGNPIVPTNKKEKGERNNLVKGVWVAMLLIAIVLALFFLEILSIDPVAIAAVSNTVIAIVALMFFLYVLFLGGLNRDEKKKVLVVMILFVFSSIFWSGFEQAGSSLNLFAERFTDRVILGWEVPAGYFQSINSIFIILFAPFFGAMWVALAKRNLEPSSPLKFAFGLVLLGIGFLVMYFAAKIAASGDMAAPSWLVITYLFHTFGELSLSPVGLSLTTKLAPKKFVGQMMGMWFLSIAMGSLIAGRIAGGASGGTEEALAQMPSQYMLIVYTAVGAGIVLMLVAKPIRRLMGNVH from the coding sequence TTGGAAAAAGATGATCAATTTTTAGGTAAGCACAATGCCCCTAATAAGATTTTGGAAAATGAAGGGTCACAGTTGTTTGGGCACCCTAAAGGTTTAATGACCCTTTTCTTTACCGAGATGTGGGAAAGATTTAGCTACTACGGGATGCGGGCTTTGCTTATTTTATTTATGACTGCCCCTATAGCCACCGGAGGGCTTGGTTTTAATGACCAAACTTCAGGAGCAATTTATGGTTTGTACTCAATGGCGGTTTACCTTCTTGCACTTCCAGGTGGATGGATCGCAGATCGGATTATAGGGCTTAAAAAATCTGTCTGGTATGGTGGGATTATCATTACCCTAGGTCATTTTACTATGGCCCTACCAGGCTTGTTGGCCTTAATAACAGGAGATCATGGTGCTAAAGGGGCGCTGACAGGGGTAGATCTGTATTCTTTTTTTATGGGATTGATCCTAATAGTGATAGGTACCGGCTTATTAAAGCCAAATATTAGTTCTATTGTAGGGCAATTGTATCCAGAAAACAGTTCAAAGAGAGATGCTGGCTTTTCTATCTTTTATATGGGAATTAATGTAGGTGCTTTTATTGCTCCAATTGCCTGCAGTACATTGGCTATATATGATTGGCATTTGGGTTTTGGATTGGCGGGATTTGGGATGCTGATGGGCTTAATCCAATACAAGTTAACTGGGAAATACTTATCAGGGGTAGGAAATCCAATAGTGCCAACAAATAAAAAGGAAAAAGGCGAGAGGAATAATTTGGTTAAAGGGGTATGGGTTGCAATGCTGCTTATAGCCATAGTCCTTGCGTTATTTTTTCTAGAGATTTTATCGATTGATCCAGTTGCGATTGCAGCTGTATCAAATACGGTGATAGCAATAGTGGCTTTAATGTTCTTCTTGTATGTTCTGTTCCTTGGTGGGTTAAACAGAGACGAAAAGAAAAAAGTATTGGTAGTGATGATTTTATTTGTATTTTCATCCATTTTCTGGTCAGGATTTGAACAAGCAGGATCCTCATTGAACCTATTTGCTGAAAGATTTACGGATAGAGTCATTTTAGGATGGGAAGTGCCAGCAGGTTACTTTCAATCTATAAATAGTATTTTTATTATATTGTTTGCGCCTTTTTTTGGTGCCATGTGGGTAGCACTTGCTAAGAGAAATTTGGAGCCTAGTTCACCACTTAAATTTGCTTTTGGTTTGGTCCTTTTGGGTATAGGGTTTTTAGTTATGTATTTTGCTGCAAAGATTGCTGCTTCAGGGGATATGGCTGCTCCTTCTTGGCTGGTGATTACTTATTTGTTTCATACTTTTGGAGAGCTTAGCCTTAGTCCTGTGGGCTTAAGTTTGACTACTAAGTTGGCACCAAAGAAGTTTGTAGGACAAATGATGGGAATGTGGTTTTTGTCCATAGCTATGGGTAGTCTTATTGCGGGGAGGATTGCTGGAGGAGCCAGTGGGGGTACAGAGGAGGCTTTGGCCCAAATGCCGAGCCAATATATGCTTATAGTTTATACTGCGGTAGGTGCAGGCATAGTATTGATGCTAGTGGCTAAACCAATACGAAGATTAATGGGGAATGTACATTGA
- a CDS encoding peptidylprolyl isomerase: MKTGEIHTDKGIMKVDFYDQDAPKAVANFIDLANKGFYDGLSFHRVIPNFMIQGGCPKGNGTGGPGYTIDCELDGELQYHDKGVLSMAHAGRNTGGSQFFICHNRDNTQHLDRNHTCFGKVTEGLEIIDQIKQGDKILKIVIAE, translated from the coding sequence ATGAAAACAGGAGAAATTCATACCGACAAGGGCATAATGAAAGTTGATTTTTACGATCAAGATGCACCAAAGGCAGTGGCAAATTTTATTGATTTAGCTAATAAGGGATTTTACGATGGCCTTAGCTTTCACCGTGTTATACCTAATTTTATGATACAAGGTGGTTGTCCAAAAGGAAATGGAACTGGTGGACCTGGATATACAATTGACTGTGAACTAGATGGTGAGCTACAATACCATGACAAAGGTGTTCTTTCCATGGCACATGCTGGTAGAAATACTGGTGGTTCCCAATTTTTCATCTGCCACAACAGAGACAATACCCAACACTTGGATAGAAATCATACATGTTTTGGAAAAGTGACTGAAGGATTAGAAATTATTGACCAAATCAAACAAGGAGATAAAATCCTTAAAATTGTAATCGCCGAATAG
- a CDS encoding NupC/NupG family nucleoside CNT transporter, which produces MDYIRGFLGILVLVIFASIFSSNRKLIDWRLVSIGILLQVVFGVLITKVGFVATIFSNVSAGFVKFLSFSEEGAQFIFGDLATNSFGFIFAFQVLPTIIFFSTVSAGLYYLGVLQKVVFGIAWIMSRTMRLSGPESLSAAGNIFLGQTEAPLLVKPFIPTMSRSELMCLMTGGMATIAGGVLAGYVAFLGGDDPVEKTRFATYLLGASIMNAPAAIVISKIIIPEEKNRKLDEHLDISSEVPDVNLIDAMSRGASEGLRLALNVGAMLLAFIAVIAALNYLLSGIIGEFLGLNTLVVNSTNGTFSGFSLEYLLGQVFRLFAWIIGVEWKDTLAVGSLLGQKTVINEFVAYLGLADMKEAGTLSPKSIVIATYALCGFSNFSSIAIQVGGIGSIAPGQQGNLSRLGMRALLAATIACLMTATIAGALF; this is translated from the coding sequence ATGGACTATATAAGAGGATTTTTAGGGATTTTAGTTCTGGTTATTTTTGCCAGTATTTTTTCTTCAAACAGAAAACTTATTGACTGGAGATTGGTCAGTATAGGGATATTGTTACAGGTAGTTTTCGGTGTGTTGATTACTAAAGTCGGATTTGTAGCTACTATTTTCTCTAATGTTAGTGCAGGTTTTGTTAAGTTTTTAAGTTTCTCTGAAGAAGGGGCACAGTTTATATTTGGGGACCTTGCAACCAACTCCTTCGGCTTTATTTTTGCTTTTCAAGTTTTACCAACCATCATCTTCTTCTCAACAGTTTCCGCAGGCTTGTATTACCTAGGGGTTTTGCAAAAAGTTGTTTTTGGTATTGCTTGGATAATGTCCCGAACCATGAGGCTTTCAGGCCCTGAAAGTTTGTCAGCAGCTGGCAATATCTTTCTTGGTCAGACAGAAGCACCCTTGCTTGTTAAACCTTTTATTCCCACCATGTCTAGGTCAGAATTGATGTGTCTGATGACAGGAGGCATGGCTACTATAGCTGGAGGGGTATTGGCAGGGTATGTGGCTTTCCTTGGAGGAGATGATCCTGTTGAAAAAACTCGCTTTGCTACCTACTTGTTGGGAGCGAGTATAATGAATGCTCCCGCAGCAATTGTCATTTCAAAGATTATAATTCCAGAAGAGAAAAACAGGAAATTAGATGAACATTTGGATATAAGCAGTGAGGTTCCTGACGTAAACCTAATAGACGCCATGTCTAGAGGGGCTTCTGAAGGTCTAAGGCTAGCCCTTAATGTAGGTGCAATGCTGCTTGCTTTTATAGCTGTAATCGCAGCTTTGAATTATTTGTTATCAGGAATAATTGGCGAGTTTCTTGGCTTAAACACACTTGTTGTTAATAGTACCAATGGTACCTTTTCGGGTTTTTCATTGGAGTATTTGTTAGGGCAGGTTTTTAGGCTTTTTGCCTGGATAATAGGTGTCGAGTGGAAAGATACCCTTGCGGTAGGGTCTTTGTTAGGTCAAAAAACTGTAATCAATGAATTTGTAGCTTATTTAGGCTTGGCAGATATGAAAGAGGCAGGCACACTTTCTCCAAAATCAATTGTTATCGCTACTTATGCCCTTTGTGGGTTTTCTAACTTCAGTTCCATAGCGATTCAAGTGGGAGGAATAGGGAGTATAGCACCCGGGCAACAGGGGAATCTATCAAGATTAGGGATGCGGGCCTTGTTGGCCGCTACCATAGCTTGTTTAATGACCGCCACCATTGCCGGGGCACTTTTTTAG
- a CDS encoding bifunctional nuclease family protein, producing the protein MDNTVELEILGLSSNSTQSGSFTLVLGESEGKRKLPIVIGMFEAQAIAIEIEKIIPNRPMTHDLFKSFSSNFQFSIDHILISDMREGVFYAKIMCQNSFKKVEIDARPSDAIAIAVRFDAPIYCANSVMSEAAIEFTEEDEKREQEASGVTKSGKGKPGERGKSQEASLKDFSLDKLNQMLEKAIGNEDYEKAARLRDEINRRN; encoded by the coding sequence GTGGACAATACAGTTGAGTTAGAAATCCTGGGGCTATCTTCCAATAGCACACAATCTGGTTCCTTTACCTTGGTTCTGGGGGAATCAGAAGGTAAACGTAAGTTGCCTATCGTTATTGGAATGTTTGAAGCCCAGGCCATTGCTATTGAAATAGAGAAAATAATACCCAACAGACCAATGACCCATGATCTGTTCAAGTCATTTTCTTCCAATTTTCAATTTTCAATAGATCATATTCTGATTTCGGATATGAGAGAAGGCGTATTTTATGCCAAGATCATGTGCCAAAATTCATTCAAGAAAGTAGAAATTGACGCCAGACCATCTGATGCTATCGCAATAGCGGTAAGGTTTGATGCACCTATTTATTGTGCCAATTCAGTTATGTCTGAAGCCGCCATTGAGTTTACTGAGGAGGATGAAAAAAGAGAACAGGAAGCTTCAGGGGTTACCAAATCAGGTAAAGGTAAACCTGGTGAACGTGGTAAATCTCAGGAAGCCTCACTTAAGGATTTTAGTTTAGACAAACTTAACCAAATGCTTGAAAAAGCTATTGGAAATGAAGATTATGAAAAAGCTGCCAGGTTAAGAGATGAGATCAATCGAAGGAATTGA
- a CDS encoding electron transfer flavoprotein subunit alpha/FixB family protein, with translation MSILVYIEQDQGKIKSSSLEAVSYAAGLAEMQGAKVSVLGVGTIDSEEWNQVGSAGANEIFHLQDERLNQGVILAQADAIAQVFNKVGAATLVLAKSSLGDAVAARLAVKLEAGLVTNVVELPNLTNGFVVKRSIFTGKAFAETAISAEKKILAIKKNSYTIKTDGAEVKVEPLDLTIGDENFSAKITGAEKAEGEILLPEADIVVSGGRGLKGPENWGMIEELADSLHAAKGCSKPVSDLGWRPHHEHVGQTGVKVAPTLYIAIGISGAIQHLAGVNASKYIVVINNDPEAPFFKAADYGIVGDAFDVVPKLTQAIKALK, from the coding sequence ATGTCAATATTAGTATATATAGAACAAGATCAGGGCAAAATAAAAAGTTCTTCTTTGGAAGCGGTTTCTTATGCTGCTGGTCTTGCCGAAATGCAAGGAGCAAAAGTTAGCGTTTTAGGCGTAGGAACGATTGATAGCGAAGAATGGAATCAGGTTGGTTCCGCCGGAGCTAATGAGATTTTTCATTTGCAAGACGAACGTTTGAATCAAGGTGTGATTTTAGCTCAGGCAGATGCAATTGCCCAAGTTTTTAATAAGGTTGGCGCTGCTACATTGGTATTGGCTAAATCTTCATTGGGAGATGCTGTAGCTGCAAGATTGGCGGTTAAGCTAGAAGCTGGCCTCGTTACCAATGTGGTTGAATTGCCCAACTTGACCAATGGATTTGTTGTTAAGAGGAGCATTTTTACTGGTAAGGCTTTTGCTGAAACTGCTATAAGTGCGGAAAAGAAGATTCTTGCCATCAAAAAGAATAGCTACACCATAAAGACAGATGGAGCAGAGGTGAAAGTAGAGCCATTGGATTTAACCATTGGAGATGAGAATTTTTCGGCCAAAATTACTGGCGCAGAAAAGGCAGAAGGAGAAATCTTATTACCGGAAGCAGACATAGTAGTATCTGGTGGAAGAGGACTGAAAGGACCTGAAAATTGGGGCATGATAGAGGAACTTGCAGATAGTTTGCATGCTGCAAAAGGCTGTTCCAAGCCAGTCTCTGACTTAGGATGGCGACCACATCATGAACATGTTGGCCAAACCGGTGTAAAAGTGGCTCCTACCTTGTATATTGCCATTGGGATATCAGGAGCAATTCAACACCTTGCAGGAGTAAATGCTTCAAAGTATATTGTAGTCATAAATAATGATCCGGAAGCACCTTTCTTTAAGGCTGCTGATTATGGAATTGTAGGTGATGCTTTTGATGTGGTTCCAAAATTGACACAAGCAATTAAAGCATTAAAATAA
- a CDS encoding electron transfer flavoprotein subunit beta/FixA family protein, producing the protein MKILVCITHVPDTTSKIQFTDNNTQLDKSGVQFIIGPYDDYALARAVELKAESNGSITVLNVGEAETEPTLRKALAIGADEAVRINAFPKDAFFVAKQIANFSKDKGFDLILMGRESIDFNGGMVHGMVGELLGMPSLSPVMKLEVEGGKGKLSREIEGGKEFIEVDLPFIAGCQEPIAEWKIPNMRGIMSARTKPLTVSEPVGDESRTAVNSYEMPPAKGAVKLVDNVDQLVDLLKNDAKIL; encoded by the coding sequence ATGAAAATATTGGTTTGTATCACGCATGTACCTGATACCACTTCAAAGATTCAATTTACAGACAACAATACCCAATTGGACAAAAGTGGAGTACAATTTATTATAGGTCCTTATGATGACTACGCATTGGCGCGGGCAGTGGAGTTAAAAGCTGAAAGCAATGGGAGCATTACAGTTCTCAATGTTGGAGAAGCAGAGACCGAGCCTACTCTTCGCAAGGCCTTGGCAATAGGTGCGGATGAGGCTGTAAGGATTAATGCATTTCCTAAAGATGCCTTCTTTGTAGCCAAACAGATTGCAAATTTCTCAAAGGACAAAGGTTTTGATTTAATTCTTATGGGTAGAGAATCCATTGATTTTAATGGAGGAATGGTTCATGGAATGGTTGGCGAATTACTAGGCATGCCTTCCCTTTCTCCAGTAATGAAATTGGAAGTTGAAGGCGGTAAAGGTAAATTGTCAAGAGAAATAGAAGGTGGTAAAGAATTTATTGAGGTAGACTTGCCTTTTATTGCTGGATGCCAGGAGCCTATTGCTGAGTGGAAAATACCTAATATGCGTGGAATCATGTCTGCGAGAACTAAGCCACTTACAGTAAGTGAACCCGTTGGCGATGAATCCCGAACAGCAGTAAATTCGTATGAAATGCCACCGGCCAAAGGAGCTGTTAAACTCGTTGATAACGTGGATCAATTGGTTGATCTATTGAAAAATGATGCCAAAATTCTTTAA
- the dnaB gene encoding replicative DNA helicase gives MSDNNSNRSERKVNIRRRPNESISALGKLPPQAIEIEEAVLGALMLEKDALTAVVDILSPQSFYKDAHSLIYEAILDLFNAGEPIDLLTVVNQLRKNGSLELAGGVIFITELTSKVSSASNIEYHARIITEQAMKRDMIKISSEIQREAFEDTTDVFELLDKMEQSLFEISENNIKKNYVDMRSIMREAITELEGKKGQKDGLTGVPSGFTALDRVTSGWQKSDLVIIAARPAMGKTAFVLSVLRNAAVDHDRPVAIFSLEMSSIQLVNRLISSEAELDSEKIKKGNLADYEWQQLIHKTGKLTSAPFFVDDTPALSILELRAKCRRLKAQNDIQMIVIDYLQLMSGDSKGGNGGNREQEISSISRALKKIAKELSVPVIALSQLSRAVETRGGDKRPQLSDLRESGAIEQDADIVMFLYRPEYYGITEDEDGNNTAGVGEVIIAKHRNGSLENVKLRFIGKYTKFTDLEINVPYQQPQEALYGSRFPSGAGGKGFDEEGMVRMGSKANGDQSGENPFPGGNEPAPF, from the coding sequence ATGTCAGACAACAATAGCAATAGATCAGAACGCAAGGTAAATATCAGAAGGCGGCCTAATGAATCCATTTCTGCCTTGGGGAAATTGCCTCCTCAAGCCATTGAAATTGAGGAAGCGGTTTTAGGTGCTTTAATGCTTGAAAAGGACGCTTTGACAGCTGTTGTAGACATTTTGTCACCACAAAGTTTTTATAAAGATGCCCATAGCTTGATATATGAGGCGATTCTTGATCTTTTTAATGCAGGTGAACCTATAGACTTACTTACGGTTGTTAATCAACTTAGGAAAAATGGAAGTCTGGAATTGGCAGGAGGAGTGATTTTTATTACAGAGCTTACTTCTAAGGTTTCCTCCGCTTCTAATATTGAATACCATGCTAGGATTATCACCGAGCAGGCGATGAAACGTGATATGATTAAGATCTCTTCAGAAATTCAAAGGGAGGCATTTGAAGATACTACAGATGTTTTCGAATTATTGGACAAAATGGAACAGTCCTTATTTGAAATTTCTGAAAACAATATCAAGAAAAATTACGTGGACATGCGTTCAATTATGCGGGAAGCCATCACTGAACTTGAAGGGAAAAAAGGTCAGAAGGATGGGCTTACAGGTGTTCCTTCTGGGTTTACGGCCCTCGATAGGGTGACTTCCGGGTGGCAAAAGTCTGACCTTGTAATTATTGCGGCAAGACCTGCCATGGGTAAAACGGCCTTCGTTCTTTCTGTGCTTCGTAATGCTGCCGTAGATCATGATAGACCGGTTGCTATCTTCTCCCTTGAAATGTCTTCAATTCAGCTGGTCAATCGATTAATTAGTTCAGAGGCTGAATTGGATTCTGAGAAAATAAAGAAGGGGAATCTAGCTGATTACGAATGGCAGCAATTAATTCATAAAACAGGAAAGTTAACTTCTGCACCTTTTTTCGTAGATGATACTCCGGCCTTATCTATATTGGAATTGAGAGCCAAATGTCGAAGGCTAAAAGCTCAGAATGATATCCAAATGATAGTTATTGATTACCTTCAATTGATGTCCGGTGATAGTAAGGGCGGCAATGGAGGTAACCGTGAGCAAGAAATATCAAGTATCTCCAGGGCTTTGAAAAAAATCGCCAAAGAATTGAGTGTGCCAGTAATTGCACTTTCGCAGTTGTCAAGGGCAGTGGAAACACGTGGGGGAGATAAAAGACCTCAATTGTCGGATTTAAGAGAGTCTGGAGCCATAGAACAAGATGCTGATATTGTAATGTTCTTGTATCGTCCCGAGTATTATGGCATTACCGAAGACGAAGATGGTAATAATACCGCAGGTGTAGGAGAGGTGATTATTGCCAAACATAGAAATGGGTCGCTCGAAAATGTCAAGCTAAGGTTTATCGGTAAATACACGAAATTTACAGATTTGGAAATCAATGTACCATACCAACAGCCTCAGGAAGCGCTTTATGGTAGCCGTTTTCCTAGCGGTGCTGGTGGAAAAGGTTTTGATGAGGAAGGAATGGTAAGGATGGGGAGCAAGGCTAACGGTGATCAAAGTGGAGAAAATCCATTCCCAGGTGGGAATGAACCGGCTCCATTTTAA
- a CDS encoding 3'-5' exonuclease encodes MDLNIKTPIAFFDLEATGINISSDRIVEISILKIFPDSTQELKTLKINPTVPIPLETSLIHGIYDKDVVDAPTFKDVAKELHRFFEGADLAGFNVLKYDIPLLVEEFLRAGIDFDIEKRNLLDAQKIFFMMEKRNLSSAYKFYCGKTLENAHSAEADTIATYEVFKSQVERYLGEELEDLQGNKIGIMENDMKKIHNLINEKMVDLAGRFVFNDKGEECFNFGKQKGKPIAQVLKEEPGYYDWMMKGDFPLDTKRKLTQVKLRGFNL; translated from the coding sequence ATGGATTTGAATATCAAAACTCCCATTGCATTTTTTGATCTTGAAGCAACAGGAATCAACATCTCTTCTGATCGGATTGTTGAAATTTCAATATTGAAAATTTTCCCTGATTCAACTCAGGAATTAAAGACATTAAAAATCAACCCAACCGTTCCAATCCCTCTAGAGACCTCATTAATTCATGGGATCTATGACAAGGACGTCGTTGATGCCCCAACTTTCAAAGATGTTGCAAAAGAATTGCATCGCTTTTTTGAGGGCGCCGATTTGGCTGGATTCAATGTATTGAAATATGACATTCCCTTACTCGTAGAGGAATTCTTGAGAGCAGGTATTGATTTTGACATTGAAAAAAGGAACCTTTTGGATGCCCAAAAGATCTTTTTTATGATGGAAAAAAGAAACCTATCTTCTGCCTACAAATTTTACTGTGGCAAGACTTTAGAAAATGCACACAGTGCAGAGGCAGACACCATCGCTACCTACGAAGTCTTCAAATCCCAAGTTGAAAGATACCTGGGAGAAGAGCTTGAAGACCTTCAGGGCAATAAGATCGGGATCATGGAAAATGACATGAAGAAGATCCATAACCTGATCAATGAAAAAATGGTTGATCTGGCTGGCCGTTTTGTGTTTAATGACAAAGGAGAAGAATGTTTCAATTTTGGAAAACAAAAAGGTAAGCCAATAGCTCAAGTGCTAAAAGAGGAACCTGGTTATTATGACTGGATGATGAAAGGAGACTTTCCTCTAGATACTAAAAGAAAGTTAACCCAAGTAAAATTAAGAGGCTTCAATTTATAG
- a CDS encoding GNAT family N-acetyltransferase, with the protein MHPTAQGKGLGKELLKKLEEFGKAQGFENLTLNVNKYNLPAINFYKKQGFIKVKEEIIPIGNGYIMDDYVYSKKISAKD; encoded by the coding sequence ATCCATCCCACGGCCCAAGGCAAAGGACTTGGGAAAGAATTACTTAAAAAACTGGAAGAATTCGGAAAAGCTCAAGGTTTTGAAAACCTTACATTAAATGTAAACAAATACAATCTCCCAGCCATAAACTTCTACAAAAAGCAAGGTTTTATTAAGGTAAAAGAGGAAATCATACCAATAGGCAATGGTTATATCATGGACGATTATGTGTATTCGAAAAAAATATCGGCCAAAGATTAA
- a CDS encoding response regulator has translation MDKLNILLVEDNEGDVFLISEALEDLNLPLQISFAKDGREAVEFLNSCKKHGVNPTPDLVLLDINLPFKNGQEVLKFIKNSDELRRLPVIMLTTSSNQKDINESYTNHANSYIVKPFGAGGYQEILRKVQLFWLSLVELPSKI, from the coding sequence ATGGATAAGTTGAACATACTTTTAGTCGAGGACAATGAAGGCGATGTCTTCTTAATTTCAGAAGCACTGGAGGATTTAAACTTACCTTTACAAATTAGTTTTGCAAAAGACGGAAGAGAGGCGGTTGAATTTTTAAACTCTTGTAAGAAACATGGAGTTAATCCTACTCCAGATTTGGTGCTGTTGGATATAAACCTTCCTTTCAAAAATGGTCAGGAAGTCTTGAAATTCATTAAAAATTCGGATGAATTAAGGCGCTTACCTGTGATCATGCTTACCACTTCTTCAAATCAAAAAGACATTAACGAATCCTATACCAACCATGCCAATAGCTATATTGTTAAGCCATTTGGAGCTGGGGGATACCAAGAAATTTTACGAAAGGTTCAATTATTTTGGTTGTCACTTGTTGAATTGCCTTCCAAAATATAA
- a CDS encoding sensor histidine kinase translates to MKASLKITLIYVLGGITWIIWSNKVADYIFSDYGKDSIDYIKSVDGVVYVILTGILLYILIQRQYKHLGDKVKELEKVNRKLEEERLKSEHAIKQLDHFIIVASYDLSDPVRQSHGFLELFIRKNKGKLPQNSIDFLQLTLDNFLKIKEVISDLVTFSQLSQNKRKPEIVSLDEVFVKVINLNSKKLKDGNIELKIEPLPNVIGDYKQLIQLFDQLIANAIKFKDVSRPLSIEIASSVSDDFCTVEVRDNGRGILEENLESVFYILKRYDYGFIKRGSGMGLAICKRIAESFGGEIWAKSTFGKGSVFCVKLKSGSDSF, encoded by the coding sequence ATGAAGGCAAGTTTAAAAATTACCTTGATATATGTGTTAGGAGGAATTACCTGGATAATCTGGAGTAATAAAGTCGCTGATTATATTTTTTCCGATTATGGTAAGGATTCGATTGATTATATAAAGTCTGTTGATGGGGTTGTGTATGTGATTCTAACTGGAATTTTACTGTACATCTTGATTCAAAGGCAATACAAGCATCTGGGGGATAAGGTTAAAGAGCTTGAAAAGGTAAATCGAAAGCTGGAAGAAGAGCGCTTAAAATCTGAACATGCCATAAAACAATTGGACCATTTTATAATCGTTGCTTCGTATGACCTTTCCGACCCTGTCAGGCAAAGTCATGGATTTTTAGAATTGTTTATCCGCAAAAATAAAGGGAAATTGCCGCAAAATTCAATAGATTTTTTACAGCTCACATTAGATAATTTTTTAAAAATTAAGGAGGTGATATCCGATCTGGTTACATTTTCTCAACTCTCCCAAAATAAGAGAAAACCAGAAATAGTAAGTTTGGATGAAGTATTTGTTAAGGTTATTAACTTAAATTCCAAAAAACTGAAGGATGGCAATATTGAATTGAAAATCGAACCATTGCCTAATGTGATTGGAGATTACAAGCAGCTTATTCAACTCTTTGATCAGCTGATTGCTAACGCCATTAAGTTCAAGGATGTTTCAAGACCTCTAAGTATTGAAATTGCTTCCTCAGTATCCGATGACTTTTGTACTGTAGAAGTTAGGGACAATGGTAGAGGAATTCTAGAAGAAAATCTTGAGAGCGTATTTTATATCCTAAAAAGATACGATTATGGATTTATCAAGCGAGGTTCAGGAATGGGTTTGGCTATATGTAAAAGAATAGCAGAAAGTTTTGGGGGTGAGATTTGGGCTAAATCAACTTTTGGGAAAGGAAGCGTGTTTTGTGTTAAGCTGAAAAGCGGCTCAGATTCTTTTTAG